Within Terriglobia bacterium, the genomic segment ATCTTCAACGCGCTCCAGCGCCGGGCCTCCGACATCCACATCGAGACCCGCGAGCGGGAGGTCGTGATCAAGTACCGGATCGACGGCGTCCTCTACCAGGCGATGGAGCCGATCGACAAGAAGTTCCACTCGACGATCATCTCCCGCATCAAGGTGATGTCCGAGCTGGACATCTCCGAGAAGCGCGTTCCGCAGGACGGGAGGTTCAAGCTCCGGGTCAAGGGGAGGAACGTGGATTTCCGCGTGTCCATCATGCCGAGCGTCCACGGCGAGGACTGCGTCATCCGGATCCTGGACAAGGAGTACACCAGCGAGGCGTTCGCGCAGCTGAGCCTCGACATCTGCGGCTTCGAGGAGCGGGATCTCCTGCGAATCCGCCGCTTCATCCGGGAGCCGTACGGGATGGTGCTGGTCACCGGCCCCACCGGATCGGGGAAGACGACGACCCTCTACGCGGCGGTCTCGGAGATCCGGACCGAGGAGGACAAGATCGTCACCATCGAGGACCCGGTGGAGTACCAGCTCCCCGGGATCACCCAGATCCCGGTGAACGAGAAGAAGGGGCTGACCTTCGCCCGGGGCCTCCGCTCGATCCTCCGCCACGACCCGGACAAGATCATGGTCGGCGAGATCCGCGACGAGGAGACCGCGCAGATCGCGATCCAGTCCGCGCTCACCGGCCATCTGGTGTTCACCACGGTCCACGCCAACAACGTGGTGGACGTCGTCGGCCGGTTCCTGAACATGAACGTCGAGCCGTACAACTTCGTCTCGGCCTTGAACTGCATCCTCGCCCAGCGCCTCGTCCGCCTGATCTGCGCGACCTGCCGGCGGCCGGTCCGCGCGAGCCGCGAGATGCTGCTCGCCTCGGGTCTCGACCCGGCGCGGTACAGCGACTACACGTTCTACGAGGGGAAGGGGTGCATCGACTGCAACGGGACGGGGTACCGGGGGCGGACGGCGATCGCGGAGCTCCTGGACATGTCGGACCGGATCCGGGAGATGATCCTGCAG encodes:
- a CDS encoding GspE/PulE family protein — protein: MAEETKTRDEKAALAAEREAGGEILSEEIQAQRLAERLGIEYVDLEHFEIDPDLFRSLPVDLMFRFNFVPRHRTEKGLVLVVADPTDVLMIDELELLLGAAIEVCVGTPTAIQEILKKSESSQRVLDEATEEFKIQIVTEDEETGEETLSIDKLTSDSSPIIKLVDSTIFNALQRRASDIHIETREREVVIKYRIDGVLYQAMEPIDKKFHSTIISRIKVMSELDISEKRVPQDGRFKLRVKGRNVDFRVSIMPSVHGEDCVIRILDKEYTSEAFAQLSLDICGFEERDLLRIRRFIREPYGMVLVTGPTGSGKTTTLYAAVSEIRTEEDKIVTIEDPVEYQLPGITQIPVNEKKGLTFARGLRSILRHDPDKIMVGEIRDEETAQIAIQSALTGHLVFTTVHANNVVDVVGRFLNMNVEPYNFVSALNCILAQRLVRLICATCRRPVRASREMLLASGLDPARYSDYTFYEGKGCIDCNGTGYRGRTAIAELLDMSDRIREMILQRKPGSDIKRAAKEEGMTFLREAALAKVFVGKTSLQEINKVTFVE